The Haliaeetus albicilla chromosome 19, bHalAlb1.1, whole genome shotgun sequence genome has a segment encoding these proteins:
- the MGST1 gene encoding microsomal glutathione S-transferase 1 has translation MAKLTQLIDNEVFRAYATYAVIVLLKMMLMSLITAYFRITRKAFVNPEDTAVFGKGESAKKNLRTDPDVERVRRGHLNDLENIVPFLGIGLLYALSGPELSTALLHFRIFAGARIVHTFAYLIPLPQPSRGLSWAVGYTVTILMAYRVLKTALYL, from the exons ATGGCTAAATTGACCCAGTTAATTGACAATGAAGTCTTCCGGGCTTATGCTACCTATGCAGTTATTGTTCTTCTAAAAATGATGCTAATGAGTCTTATAACAGCATACTTCAGAATCACAAGAAAG GCATTTGTCAACCCGGAAGATACAGCAGTATTTGGAAAAGGTGAGAGTGCTAAAAAAAATCTGCGGACTGATCCAGATGTCGAACGTGTACGCAG AGGCCACCTGAATGACCTTGAAAATATTGTCCCGTTTCTTGGCATTGGACTACTGTATGCTCTTAGTGGCCCTGAACTGTCCACAGCCTTGCTGCATTTCAGGATCTTCGCTGGGGCTAGGATTGTTCACACTTTTGCATATTTGatccctcttccccagcccagcagaggTTTGTCTTGGGCAGTTGGCTATACAGTGACCATCTTGATGGCATACAGAGTGCTGAAGACAGCGTTGTACCTGTAG